One Dioscorea cayenensis subsp. rotundata cultivar TDr96_F1 chromosome 17, TDr96_F1_v2_PseudoChromosome.rev07_lg8_w22 25.fasta, whole genome shotgun sequence DNA window includes the following coding sequences:
- the LOC120280839 gene encoding uncharacterized protein LOC120280839: MKNNESFSSDSDDSILSTSSELTEEEDDTASTTIGPNFELSSLMDQLPIKRGLSKYYQGKSQSFTSLSNVRCLEDLPKKETPYQKKKMKPSKSYGGGLDLGQKPLNYSLGPCSKAYINKKSGLRRSSNNLLFCNKPPHPPPHASLHKNL, from the exons ATGAAGAATAATGAGTCCTTTTCTAGTGACTCTGATGATTCAATCTTGTCAACCTCATCAGAGCTcacagaggaagaagatgacacTGCTTCCACTACTATTGGTCCTAACTTTGAGTTGTCTTCTCTCATGGATCAATTACCCATCAA GAGAGGGCTGTCAAAGTATTATCAAGGGAAATCCCAATCCTTTACATCACTGTCCAATGTGAGATGTTTGGAGGACCTGCCTAAAAAGGAGACACCTTAtcagaaaaagaagatgaagccAAGCAAGAGTTATGGAGGAGGGTTGGATCTTGGCCAAAAGCCATTAAATTATTCATTGGGGCCTTGTAGTAAGGCTTATATAAACAAGAAGAGTGGTCTTAGGAGAAGCAGTAACAACCTTCTCTTTTGTAACAaacctcctcatcctcctcctcatgCATCTCTTCATAAGAActtgtga
- the LOC120280764 gene encoding early nodulin-93-like, which translates to MRNSLPSIQVSSLIVASPDEQRGVDSKSSIREAVQEGFKNASIAAAVTAVPTLVGCRVIPWAKANLNHTAQALIISAAGIAAFFVTADKTILGRARENSMGKYDKTG; encoded by the exons atgaggaACTCCTTGCCGAGCATTCAGGTTTCATCCTTGATTGTTGCTTCACCTGATGAGCAGAGGGGTGTGGATTCCAAGAGCTCGATCCGAG AGGCTGTTCAGGAAGGTTTCAAGAATGCTTCTATTGCCGCTGCTGTTACTGCAGTTCCAACG TTGGTAGGTTGCCGAGTCATCCCTTGGGCAAAAGCTAACCTGAATCACACTGCTCAAGCACTAATTATATCAGCAG CTGGTATAGCCGCATTTTTCGTGACAGCGGACAAAACTATTCTCGGAAGAGCTAGGGAGAACTCTATGGGCAAGTACGATAAAACAGGTTGA
- the LOC120280029 gene encoding pentatricopeptide repeat-containing protein At1g51965, mitochondrial, translating to MRIHCFRRGLLAFGSYHHDVALRRFTTSYSGRIVRADPAGLSLAVEVDPPDLVIDVRGYDLPRRDLICRASKILLSSSHYSDPMLELSDYLQTLNVTLSTLEVSEILKSLRSPSKALEFFRFVASLPGYRHDCFTYNRILSILSKSSEDVDLVRKIVDEMERDGVRGSISTVNILIGMVGAAEIERCFELAKKWDLRFNGYTYKCLLQAYLRYRDVEGAAKLYWVMRRKGYKLDIFAYNMLLDALAKAEKINEAYTVFRDMKRKHCEPDVYTYTILVRMSGKLGKINEFLSYFEEMLTKGCGLNLIAYNTIIQALAKNQMVDKAMLVFHKMIDAGCRPNEFTYSVILNALAAGGQLNRLSEVVEISNRYMNKSIYAYLVKTLSKLGHASEAHSLFCRMWNIYDVGDRDAYISMLEILCDAGKTSEAMDLLYKIHERGIATDNVMYSKVFTALGKLKQIAHIHALYEHMKHNGPPANIFTYNILISSFGRSGLTDKALELFEDMECCECKPDVITYNSLINCLGKSGELDEAHLRFKEMQEKGMNPDVVTYSTLIECFGKANKVDMACKLFDDMLAAGCYPNIVTYNILLDCLEKCGRTAEALKLYDTLKQQGLTPDSITYAVLERLKSGSHGTVRVRKPSRIASWVVSPLR from the exons ATGAGAATCCATTGTTTCCGGCGAGGGCTACTCGCCTTCGGTTCCTACCACCACGATGTCGCTCTCCGGCGCTTCACTACGAGCTACAGCGGCCGGATAGTTCGAGCGGACCCTGCCGGCCTCTCCCTCGCTGTCGAGGTCGACCCGCCGGACCTCGTCATCGACGTCCGCGGCTACGACCTTCCTCGCCGTGACCTCATTTGCCGAGCTTCCAAGATCCTCCTCTCCTCATCCCACTACTCCGACCCCATGCTTGAACTCTCTGACTACCTCCAAACCCTTAACGTAACTCTTTCCACCCTTGAGGTCTCCGAGATCCTCAAGTCCCTCCGTTCCCCTTCCAAGGCCCTAGAGTTCTTCCGCTTCGTCGCCTCTCTCCCCGGGTACCGCCACGACTGCTTTACCTACAACCGGATCCTCTCCATCCTATCCAAGTCCAGCGAGGATGTGGATCTCGTGCGCAAGATCGTTGATGAGATGGAAAGGGATGGGGTTCGGGGAAGCATCTCGACGGTGAATATATTGATTGGCATGGTCGGAGCTGCGGAGATTGAGAGGTGCTTCGAGCTTGCAAAGAAGTGGGATCTCAGGTTCAATGGGTACACTTACAAGTGCTTGTTGCAGGCTTATTTGCGGTACCGTGATGTTGAGGGGGCAGCGAAACTTTACTGGGTGATGAGGAGGAAGGGATACAAGTTGGATATTTTTGCTTACAATATGCTTCTTGATGCTCTCGCAAAAGCTGAAAag ATCAATGAAGCCTATACAGTTTTCAGAGATATGAAGCGCAAGCATTGTGAGCCCGATGTCTATACATACACAATTCTTGTCAGGATGTCaggaaagttggggaaaataaaTGAGTTCCTTTCATATTTTGAAGAAATGTTGACCAAGGGATGCGGCCTTAATTTGATTGCTTATAATACTATTATCCAAGCACTGGCAAAGAACCAGATGGTGGATAAAGCAATGTTGGTATTCCATAAAATGATTGATGCTGGTTGCCGGCCAAATGAGTTCACAtacagtgttattttaaatgCTTTAGCTGCAGGAGGTCAATTGAATAGGTTATCTGAGGTTGTGGAGATATCTAATAGATATATGAATAAGTCAATCTATGCATATTTAGTGAAGACATTGAGTAAATTAGGCCATGCTAGTGAAGCCCATAGTTTATTTTGTCGTATGTGGAACATTTATGATGTAGGAGATAGAGATGCTTACATATCTATGCTTGAGATTCTGTGTGATGCTGGAAAGACATCAGAGGCAATGGATTTGCTTTATAAAATTCATGAAAGAGGGATTGCTACAGATAATGTCATGTATAGTAAGGTATTTACTGCTCTAGGAAAGTTGAAACAAATAGCACATATTCATGCTCTTTATGAGCATATGAAGCACAATGGTCCACCTGCTAACATATTTACATACAACATTCTTATTTCAAGTTTTGGTAGATCTGGTCTAACCGATAAAGCACTTGAGCTCTTTGAAGACATGGAGTGTTGTGAATGTAAACCTGATGTGATTACATACAATTCTTTGATAAATTGTCTTGGAAAGAGTGGTGAGCTTGATGAAGCTCACCTTCGTTTTAAGGAGATGCAAGAAAAGGGAATGAATCCTGATGTTGTCACATATAGTACTCTCATAGAATGCTTTGGGAAAGCAAATAAAGTGGATATGGCTTGCAAATTGTTTGATGATATGCTTGCTGCAGGATGCTACCCCAACATTGTGACATACAACATTTTACTTGATTGTCTTGAGAAGTGTGGTAGAACTGCAGAAGCACTCAAACTATATGATACTCTGAAACAACAAGGTCTGACTCCAGATTCGATAACTTATGCTGTTCTAGAACGGCTAAAAAGTGGGTCCCATGGAACAGTAAGAGTCCGCAAGCCGAGTCGTATTGCTTCTTGGGTTGTTAGCCCCTTAAGGTGA